A portion of the Halodesulfovibrio aestuarii DSM 17919 = ATCC 29578 genome contains these proteins:
- a CDS encoding DNA-3-methyladenine glycosylase I, giving the protein MNRCEWANIGSLDMKYHDEEWGVPVHDDRLLFEMLILEGAQAGLSWTTILKKREAYREAFDNFNAEKIVQYSDTKIEQLLTNSGIVRHKLKINATVVNAKCFLEIQKKYGSFDHYIWSFVGGKPIINKWETLSDIPASSPESDAMSKSLKKKGFKFVGPTICYAYMQAVGMVNDHVISCFRYSEVTGSQD; this is encoded by the coding sequence ATGAATCGATGTGAATGGGCGAATATAGGTTCGTTAGACATGAAGTATCATGACGAGGAATGGGGCGTTCCTGTTCATGACGACCGCCTTCTTTTTGAAATGCTAATCCTCGAAGGAGCACAGGCCGGTTTAAGTTGGACAACGATTCTTAAAAAGCGGGAAGCCTATCGGGAAGCATTTGATAATTTTAATGCTGAGAAAATTGTACAATATTCAGATACAAAAATAGAACAATTACTAACAAATTCGGGAATTGTCCGGCATAAGCTCAAAATTAACGCAACGGTCGTAAATGCAAAATGCTTTCTAGAGATTCAAAAAAAATACGGGAGCTTTGATCATTATATTTGGTCTTTTGTGGGTGGCAAGCCGATCATCAATAAGTGGGAAACACTATCCGACATTCCTGCCAGTTCACCCGAGTCGGACGCAATGAGTAAGAGTTTGAAGAAAAAAGGATTTAAATTTGTTGGCCCAACCATTTGCTATGCATATATGCAAGCCGTAGGGATGGTAAATGACCACGTCATCTCGTGCTTTAGATATTCTGAAGTAACAGGCTCGCAAGATTGA
- a CDS encoding methyl-accepting chemotaxis protein, which produces MSFKSIKTKIVIMSACCIIVTAVALIFLQIREQNKTQHFVTDEVDKLIKDSTTQGLAGIAKAEAGIIRVELERNIDTARTIASAFKTIRSNNEYSATIREMFNGILLTVLKDNEDFLGAYSAWEPNAIDGNDDFYRNKTDQGYDASGRFVSYWNRDINGKIARQALVGYEDASLHPNGVRKGGWYLSPKETGRENILDPFPYIVQGKQEWLTTMSVPVKLQGQFLGVAGTDLRLKFVQKLSEKVSADIYDGKSTVKVISNLGIIVADSSNSNNVGKPLDRVSPKDSNKIKQNVKDGKPYINLGEQDGTVQVMAPITLAKTGTPWAVLIEVDRAIVFAKAIQLENVMAENSNTSSFVAMLTGAGVTVLACIILWLLISNIVAPIKKSVAYAECVADGDFDQDLDIDQVDEIGVLADALKKMVENLKKMIQEAEEKSQQAAEEAARANIAVEEANKAKEQASRAEREGKIQAAQELEDIVNIVTSASEELAAQIEQSRRGADDQSMQVTETATAMEEMNLTVLEVAKNASNSSETASMAKDKAQAGSEIVSEVLRSMEELQSVALQLKDNVTVLGSNAEGIGQVMDVISDIADQTNLLALNAAIEAARAGEAGRGFAVVADEVRKLAEKTMTATMEVGKAITDIQQGTKINIENVDRAVEKINDTTKLSGESGAALDSIVSFVDETSNQVQNIATAAEQQSAASEEINQSLTKVSEISNETATAMGESATAIEEVARQTQVLQKLINHMKA; this is translated from the coding sequence ATGTCTTTTAAATCCATTAAGACAAAAATTGTTATCATGTCAGCATGCTGTATTATAGTGACAGCCGTTGCATTAATCTTTTTGCAAATCAGAGAGCAAAATAAAACACAACACTTCGTAACAGATGAAGTAGATAAACTGATTAAAGATTCAACAACGCAAGGCTTGGCAGGCATAGCAAAAGCTGAGGCCGGAATAATTCGGGTTGAGCTAGAAAGAAATATTGATACTGCACGTACAATTGCCAGTGCTTTTAAGACAATTAGATCGAATAATGAATATTCTGCCACTATAAGGGAGATGTTCAATGGCATACTTCTCACTGTTTTAAAAGATAACGAAGATTTTTTGGGCGCCTATAGTGCATGGGAACCTAATGCCATAGATGGAAATGATGATTTTTATCGCAATAAAACCGATCAGGGATACGACGCAAGTGGCCGGTTTGTTTCCTACTGGAACAGAGACATCAATGGAAAGATAGCACGGCAGGCTCTTGTGGGATACGAAGATGCAAGCCTCCACCCGAATGGCGTTCGAAAAGGTGGCTGGTACCTTTCACCAAAAGAAACAGGGCGAGAAAATATTCTTGATCCATTTCCGTATATTGTTCAAGGCAAACAGGAATGGCTTACGACCATGTCCGTACCGGTTAAGCTTCAAGGACAATTTCTTGGGGTCGCCGGAACAGACTTACGGCTTAAATTTGTTCAAAAACTAAGCGAAAAAGTTTCTGCCGATATTTATGACGGCAAGAGCACTGTTAAAGTTATCAGTAATCTCGGAATAATCGTTGCGGACAGTTCCAATTCTAACAATGTCGGCAAGCCTCTTGACCGGGTAAGCCCCAAAGATTCCAATAAAATCAAGCAGAACGTAAAAGATGGAAAGCCATATATTAATCTAGGCGAACAAGATGGTACCGTTCAGGTTATGGCACCAATAACACTCGCTAAAACAGGAACCCCATGGGCTGTATTGATCGAAGTTGACAGAGCTATTGTTTTTGCCAAGGCCATACAGCTAGAAAACGTCATGGCTGAAAACTCCAACACGAGTTCTTTTGTTGCAATGCTAACAGGAGCTGGTGTTACGGTTCTAGCCTGCATCATACTTTGGTTATTAATCAGTAACATTGTGGCTCCTATAAAAAAATCAGTTGCTTATGCTGAATGTGTTGCCGATGGCGACTTCGATCAAGACTTGGATATTGATCAGGTTGATGAAATCGGTGTCTTAGCAGATGCGTTAAAAAAGATGGTCGAAAATCTTAAAAAGATGATTCAAGAGGCTGAAGAGAAAAGCCAACAAGCTGCGGAAGAAGCCGCTCGAGCAAACATTGCTGTTGAAGAAGCTAATAAGGCTAAAGAACAAGCCTCACGTGCTGAAAGGGAAGGTAAAATCCAAGCAGCGCAAGAGCTTGAAGATATCGTTAATATTGTAACCTCGGCTTCCGAAGAGTTGGCTGCCCAAATCGAACAGTCCCGCCGAGGAGCAGACGATCAGTCAATGCAAGTAACGGAAACCGCAACGGCTATGGAAGAAATGAATCTTACAGTGCTTGAAGTTGCGAAAAATGCCTCAAACTCTTCTGAAACGGCAAGCATGGCTAAAGATAAGGCTCAAGCAGGTTCAGAGATTGTGTCTGAAGTTCTGCGCAGCATGGAAGAGCTTCAGTCCGTCGCATTACAACTTAAAGACAATGTCACAGTACTTGGCTCAAATGCAGAAGGAATCGGGCAGGTGATGGATGTCATATCTGACATTGCTGACCAAACAAACCTTCTCGCACTGAATGCTGCTATTGAAGCAGCTAGAGCCGGTGAAGCCGGCAGAGGGTTTGCTGTTGTAGCTGACGAAGTACGAAAACTGGCTGAAAAAACCATGACTGCGACAATGGAAGTTGGAAAAGCTATCACTGACATTCAGCAAGGCACAAAGATAAATATTGAAAATGTCGACCGAGCCGTTGAAAAAATAAATGATACTACAAAACTCTCCGGAGAATCCGGTGCAGCCCTTGATTCAATAGTTAGTTTTGTCGATGAAACTTCAAATCAGGTTCAAAACATTGCAACTGCAGCAGAACAGCAATCTGCAGCAAGTGAAGAGATTAATCAGTCACTTACCAAAGTTTCAGAGATTTCGAATGAAACCGCCACAGCAATGGGTGAATCAGCCACAGCTATTGAAGAAGTTGCAAGACAAACACAGGTTCTACAGAAACTTATTAACCATATGAAAGCATAG